In Silurus meridionalis isolate SWU-2019-XX chromosome 23, ASM1480568v1, whole genome shotgun sequence, the genomic window CCAAATTCCACCATAggccactttttctttttttttttctttttttatttaggtatATACATTTTCCCCAGTGTGCCGCATGAAAGCTCCTCTCGGATCTTCTGCAATGTTCTCGTGGAAAGTTTCCTTCTAGAATCGATGCTCTGCTCACCTTTTCCAACTTCTCAGTCTGAAAACTTTTCCATCACGTTTATGCGTATCCCATTATAaaagagtctctctctctctctctctctctctctctcgctctctctctctctcggtcaatGTGGATAACACGGATAAACGATGCAGAACCAACCAAACGTTTCTGGGATCCTGGGTCCGCCTGTTTCCTCCTCTCAATTCGTCCTGCCCTCTAAAACTACATTTCCAAACATGCCAATCAAGCGGATGTCCTCTGCGCATGCGCTCTTTCACTAAAACACGAGctacgtttttttcccccctctgtcTTTTCCCCTCTTCTGTATCAAtttaaaaatccataaaatttCAAGATTTGCGTTTGCAATAAAAACCAGATACCAAAAGTGGTAAACACGgagtcaaaaaacaaaaaaaaacaagagtccATTGCAATAGTTCCCACAATAGCGAATTCGATATTTCGCGCATGCGCAGTGTTAAATCGCGCTTCCTTCAGTTAGTATGTTATAAattcagttgttgtttttttctttatctggagacaaaaaaaagacattgttaTAATTTCACTTGAACAATGAGGAAATGTGATAATGTCAGCgggttaaagaaaaataaatacattcatagaAATGTTAACGAGGTCTCTTGCGCATGCGCGGTTCGTGTTACAGGAATGGCCGGAGCGTCTGCGACCTCTAACGGTGCGACTGAAAAGCGCTCCGGAGAGGCAGAAAAAGAGTGTAAAAAAGGATGGTTGTGCAAAAAAACTCATTTTACACGTCGCTGGAAGCCGGCTTGGTTTCAGATTAAAGACTCCAGACTTTACTACGGCGGAAAAGAAAAGGTAAAAGGTAGAATAGGTGTATAAGGTGTGGCTAGTGTCCGAGCTTAGGCACGGCTTTTCGGGAACCTAAGAAGGATTAACATACTAATAAACATCTCGACAAACCATTCTATTCCAAGTAGaccttttacaaaataaaatgatgatttACTCAACTTTATCAAGCGTCCAAACTCACAGCAGGTATGATTTCCCAGACACTGTTGTTCTGGGTTACCATGGCAACCAGACGCTCTTGCTCTGCAAGGCCT contains:
- the si:ch73-111k22.3 gene encoding pleckstrin homology-like domain-containing protein, translated to MRKCDNVSGLKKNKYIHRNVNEVSCACAVRVTGMAGASATSNGATEKRSGEAEKECKKGWLCKKTHFTRRWKPAWFQIKDSRLYYGGKEKYPVKSISLIGAGIEAQDQDGHFDWTIRPQGSERAYFFRAGSAEEQQQWMVAICEAQMGSGEHTSNACVIQ